The genomic DNA AGTCCCAAGCAGGgaggaaaatttaaaaacccccaaaacaatgAGATGGACTGCATCACGCAAATGgatcagaggaagaaatgaagactgGCAGTGATTGGTCATTCCCAACTCTTGGGCACTGAAGCAGTTATTTGCTGATCTGCTAACAATAATAGAGAAGTCTATTATCTTCCCTTGCTCCATGATTTACTGAGAAGtgaatcattttatttgattcagaCCTGAGATTTCACTGGTGATAGAACTTGCAGTATTTCAGTGCTTCCTACCAACTCAGATATCCTACTTATTTTATAATTACCCTCTTGAGAATTTAGAGGCACTTGGTTTTAATAGACACTGTAAAGGACCCTTCGGTGGATACAATCATATGTACAATATAGCAAACATTACAGTAAGTGTGAAGGCATTCTTCAGTTTCCATTAACTTTACTTTTGGCAAACATCTGCTGGTTTCCAACCACCTCCTCGTTTGGTACTGCTTTAATGCACATATTAAATATCATAGGTACAAGTGCATCTTCTTACCAGGCTGAACTCTAATAGGACAAggccttttagtttttttttctttgcaaggcaatgggattcagtgacttgctcaaggtcacacagctggttaattcagtgtctaaggtcagatttgaacccaggtcctcctgactccagggctggagctctatttactgtgccacctaaatgcccctcCTTCTATAgcttattaaaattttctttatctggaGGGCAAGAGCAGGTTTGTTATTACATGGAAACTCAAAGctgggattttaaaaataactcattATTTCACTAGTCGATTTTTTCTCTCTAGGTGTCAAAGGCAATGTACAGGGCAACCTCTTCAAAGTGATCACTAAGGATGACATCCACTACTACATTCAGGCCAGCAGCAAGGCAGAGAGAGTTGAGTGGATTGAAGCTATCAAGAGATTAACATGAGTGAGATCACCAGGCTCACAGCTACCTCTGAAGGTATCTGCAGGACTTCCAATATAAAAAGGAGGCCCAGACTTTAGATATATACATTTGGTTCTATTCTGATAGGAGACTGGGTCTTCCTAGGAACATTCTAGCTATGTAGAGTAGTCTTACTAACATAACCTGTGTATCATGATGGTCACTATTCCAGCTTCTTCATTTTGGTGCCAGAccaagaactttaaaaatcattttcccatGGCCTCATACCAATATTCACAAATGCTAAGGAGGGATAAAGCTGAgtacttttttcttcttggtgACAAATGGAATAGGGAGACTATTTTTAGCTATGTGAATTCAtgtaatgttttatattttggacaaaggtactttataaatatttgttgaataaatgagaCAGCTCTCAATGCTTAACAAAAGTTTTGGTGGTTGAGTGGACAAGACCCCCTGGGCTGGAACTCAGTCTGGCTCCAGCACTTAACTTGATGCTGATTAGTCCTGAGCCTTAGACTCCTCTATAAATAATCCCTGACCTAGGACCGTGGTTAAGATTGAGTGACAAGAACATTGACACCCAGGTCAGAAGTAACCTCATTTAGGTACTCCTCAGACCATCCTAGAAGCATGAATGAAAAGAGTGGTGATAATACACTTCAAATTCAAAGCTATTTTAACTCTTCCCCTTCTTGGGTTATAGAAGGTTCATTTTGCACttagcataaaacaaaataaaccataAATTGGATTGGATGATCTTGAACAACTCATATTCTAAGTATGACAGCACACTAAGAAGAATGGTCAGGATAAACTGCTAAAATtagattaagagaaaaaaaatctaaagggcACAGGGATTAAATCAGGTATGGTGATGAAAGGAATACTTACTGAGAATTGGTCTAGTGAGAATTCTTGGCATCCAATTCTTGGAAAGAGGCTAATACGACTTGTTACTTTTCAGTCTCAATAACTTAAGCTAATAAAAGTATCTGGTCTTATGAAACTAGTTCTTATAGTTAcatcaatgaataaaataaggtATAATTTATCGATACATCCAAAGGACTTGAATATAATTTATTCTCTTTAGTTCTTTTAAATTCTATCATAGCTTATCTTGAATAATCAGGAAACCCCAATGTTCTACCCTACCTTGTCTTCACACCACTCTTTAAAGCacaattttccatttgactttctCCAAGGTCTAAATTTCTATGGAGTTAAGGGTTTAGTTTATAACTTCTCAAATACAGTAAAGGTATGATgggaaaacctttttaaaaattttaaaaaattctcacaaAAAATTCATGTGGCTTGGTGACTAGGACATTGTAATTGTGACCAATTTCTGTTTGTCTACATTCTCATCTTTCTCTACTCAATGTCCGGTCAAACTGGCTCTTTTGTTCTCTGTGCAACACTCTCCCACTAATCTCTGTGCTTTTGCATAGAGAGAATGTCTTATCCTTTACCTTTGCCTCTCAAAATACTAATCTACAAGAGGAATTTCTTGATCCTCCTCAGCTGCTAGAGGCTCCCCATCccaaaattatctttattatataaaCTTTACACATCTCCCAAAAGCTATGAAGCAGCAATGGtttcacttttgcctttgtatccccaaagtttgatcttcaaaagtTTCATGGGACTGAAATATAAAGTCCAGGATATCTTTCattcaatgaatgaaaaagtcACATGCAATCCTGAGCTTAGAATTAAACTATCAACACAAAAAATTGGGAATGTAGTGACCAGTAACTTGGTACCAAATAAGAACATTTCCTACATCACCAGAGTTGTccataaaaaatagtaaaaacagaACTGATTTTCTTCTTGtgcttattttcatatttcttttcataaaGCAGCCACGTTATGATGGACAGAGATGGCCTTAGAATCAGCATGACagggttcagattctgcctctgacatactGGCAGTGAGATGGGGAGGCCAAggcaaaatactttttttcagtgCCCTGACCAAATCCATCACCAAATTGTTTAAGATGCTGATCTTCAGGTTGAGCACTTCCTGCTGAGGAAGTCCTTTGACGGAAAAAATACCAGGTTTTTACACTCATAAGCTTCATGTATACAATTACATCCACAGATAGGATTATGCGTGCCTTGTTTACCAAGTACACTACATGCTATTTTATCGGATTCTCACAACCATCCTGTAAGGTGTTAACTATATTCTAGACTTATAGGTGACAATACAGTAgattgtctagggtcacatagcttaagtgttaggcaagatttgaactctgaagcTAATGATTATCAGAATGCATTAGGTTCCTCTTATTTCAATTGTTCATCTTGTTAGCACCATATCCAAAGATGCATGAATTGAGAGATGAAACCtgtaaaagctctctgaaaatgccttttcctaaaatttttaagaactggttaaacacacatacaaattttgtatgtttatatatatatatatatatatatatatatatatatatatatatgcatgtgtgtgtgtgtgtgtgtgtaaaacaaatcaaaagaacaTTTCCTTGAAGAGTAataatggaaaattataaaacatacaATACTCATCTAAGAGGGGACAACGTAACAATATTCTCAATCCTACATGACAAATTGTACTGGAGTTCAGTAGAAAATTCATTGTCTGTTCATCTCTGTGCACCCCCCCCTTCAACTACCCAACCCCAGACTTTCAAAGTCTAAAAAAGTCTAATGAACATTTCAACtttccattcaaagtaattttgaAGTGTCCCACCCTaagtttatgatttctttgagaagtacttattttcagaagaaaaataaaatgtcaaagatTGACTAAGGGAAAATTTTCACTGACCAAAGGTAGAGAAGTAgcttattttgtttcatttagtcatcagagagggaagaaagtgccatttccttctccttttacaATATCCTGGTAGTTGAAAGGGTCTTTCTAAAGGTGACTAAAGAACTTCCTCACTTTTTTCCACAATGGTCCCAGCCTCTAAGTCTGATCGTAAATTAGCACTAGAAAAGTGCCTTTTATTAGGCATTTGGTACATCTTTAATTGAATCACAATGAGATTGACTTAGAGGAATCTTATGcatgtgtttccttttctttattttatttaaggcaaaagggtaaagtgatttacccaaggttacacagctaagcaattattaagtgactgaagctggagttgaactcaggttctcctgactccagggctggtactttatgcactgcaccacctagctgcccctgcatgtGTTAAGTTAACTCTTATAAGGTGTACATGCCCAATAGTCTTGATAACAGAAATTGAATATTATCAAAGAGATCATACAAATATTCACAATAACTATGCCACCAAGAGACAATGGACTTTATCATCCCTGGATTTTCCTACCTATCTTAAACATAGATAAAATGCATTATAGTCCAAATTCTATTAATTTCAATTAGCTTGACCCCAACACATGAGAAATACACCACCATTCAAATTCAGAATGTataaatttctcttccttttgggGAGTTGAATCCCTTGATGATACCTccctaaactattttttttgaaaaataaagacacTTTAATCTGACAGTTTAAACATAGGAAaggatgatttctaaagtctcttacatttctaatcaaaaatattttaaaggaacagATATTCATACACATTCCACTATTCTTAACTATAATTTATAGGGAACTATCAGTAAAGCAATAGAGTCTGGATATAGGTAATTAAGAGGTACAATTACTAAGGGGCATTTTAAGAATGATTATCTTATATCTTagtgtctgatcttgttatctcttagactttttgtctcttccttaaggatataatttctctctcatcacactcaatttggatcaatgtacaacatggaaacaaagtaaagactgacagattgctttctgtgggggggggaggaagtaagatggggggattgtaaaacaaatatctttaataaaaaaaaaagaaaaaacgtCCTTTTCATGTTTGGTATCCAAACTGCAACACTTATTGTGGTGGTTACTATTTctgtttctcctcctttcttgAAAGGATGttacaatgttctctttttctAGCAGACAGAAACTTTTATAATCCGAGGAGTtaatccttccttttctctttgaggTATAATCCAAAGACTAGTATTTCTAACTGGATTCTTACCTCCCTGTTCCCCCATTTATACTTTCATAAGGAATGCTTTCAACAggactgaagaagaaagaagcctAGTTAAATATCCCAGAAATTTATTGAATGTTCTGCTTGAATACAATGAATGTAGAAAGATTGGGATTGTTTGTTTTTGATGCTTCTGGTAAATCTCAAAGAGGGGTTGTCAATTGGAAGTAGAGATGAAAAACCTCAGGCCCAATTGTGGGGATGATCTCAGCTTCTGAGGTTAAGTCTCTAGTGAAATTAGGCCACTCCCTTTAAAAGAGATTAATGTATGAAGGTAGCCAGCAATTTAGGAGGGCATTTCACATGCTGGTTTGTTGAAacatttaaatactttaaaatacaaaatattcagcTTTTAAGTTTTCAATACTGGAAAACTTTGAAGTCTAGGGTGTCTAAGCCAGGAAAGGCTGGTCTGTGTTCCTCCAGTTGGACACCTTTTCTCAAAAAGTTAATCTTCAGTTTTGGCTTCCATTTCTTCAGCATCATCATCGCCATCCACCTCAGCATTTTCCCTCTCAAGCCTCTCTAGTTGTCTTGCAAGTTCAGTTTCATCTGTGTCTGTAACCACTTTGGGCTGTGAAAGGAGGACCAGCAAATTACACACAATTGAAGAGATAAgcaaataaacaatttttaatttctgACACATTTAATGTCTGATATATCAAAATGGTAACTTTCATAAGAACTGCCCTGACAGTTTTAAAATCAAGGATAATGTTATCAACAAttacaaatgaaagaaattcttgaatattttctaaattaaaatgaaacaaaaaacctTAACTGACATTTTAATATACCCACAACATAACTTAtgcttatatttttgaaaataacaagataagcagaaccagaaaacattgtacaccctaacagcaacatgggggtgatgatcaaccttgatggacttgctcattccatcagtacaacaatcagggacaatttgtgggtttttgcgatggagaataccatccagggaaagaattgtagagtttgaacaaagaccaaagacttactttcaatttagaaaaaaaaaacattatcttattatgtaattttgctatctcttatactttatttttcttccttaaggatattatttctctctcatcacatccaactgagatatcacggaaacaatgtaaagactaacagactgcttttcTGTAAgggggaagtaagaatgggggaaaaatggtaaaactcaaagaaaatctttctttaaaaaaagaaaaaagaaaataactgctCTACAGTTaatgatcaaaaaagagaaagagaacattataaaatacaaaatggataattttgattccattaaattgaaaaatttctgcacaaataaaaccaatgcaaccaagattaaatgataaattggaaaacaatttttacaggtaatgtttctgagaaagaaaggactcatttctaaaatacataaagaactcagtcaaatttgcAATACATGtaattgcccaattgataaacgGTTAAGAtagaaaaggcaattctcagaagaaattatagctaTCTATTATAATCAtggaaaaaatgccctaaatcattattgattaaaatgcaaattaaaacaactccgagGTACCAactaacacctatcagattagtcaatatgattaaaaaggaaaaatgatccatgttggaggggatgttagaaaactgggacactaatgtatcaATGGTacggttgtgaactgatccaatttttctagaaagcaatttggaattatgcccaaaagggcaATTAAAACTGCATCCTAGGTTTGTATCCcagagagatcatgaaaaaggtaaaaacctcacatgtacaaaaatatttagagaagctCTTTtcagtaacaaagaattggaaatggagaggatgcccatctattggggaatggctagaaaACTGCGGTATATGAATGTGTTGgagtactattctataagaaattatgagggacaggacttcagaatagtctggaaagatgtgcttgaactgatgctgagtgaaatgaaccaGAAGagcactgtacacactaacaataaCACTGTGTGGCGATCAAATTTGCTCATttctgcagtacaataatcaaaagacaattctaggggcagctaggtgtcaaagTGCATAGAgcaatggctctggagtcagttcaaatatggcctcagacacttaattctcaataaagaaaataaaaaggaaaaaagacaaattctATAAGTCTTGTAGTCGAAaatatccaaatccagagaaggaactatggagtttagaTGCAGTTTActatcatcaatttttaaaagttgtcatatgcattctgtccccccccccccaccccaatgcatttttccctttttgatttgatccTACTTTCTTTTCTGGctaagcaatggagttaagtgacttggccaaggtcacatagctaagtaagtagtaagtgtctacggctgcatttgaactcatgactgCTCTCTTtctggaaaggagggaggaaaatatgaaactcaaaactctCTCCTCACCAAATTTGGATAAGTTTGAGTTTCAAAGTGAGATCCACAAGCAGGAATCTCAAAGTTTTTAAAGATAGAAAGGACTCAGAGATTTTATAAATCTAACCCctttataatttcaaaattaaaaagcaGGAAAAGGTAACTTGTCTATGAACCCCCCCCCAATGGAACAAATCTAGAAATATTTGCTCATTTTGCCCTTAAAGGGCTATCCCTTGCTAATCTCAAAGTACTGGTTCGAATacttgtatttgattttttttacaattttactaAGTCCACATATATGctaattttattaataagaatAACCAACATACTTCATTTCTCACCAAAAACATATTGGCATATAAACAAGGTACTAATTAAATAccttataaaactatgcataaaaTCTCTCACCTCCATTTGAACATTGAAGACACCCCTCTTCTCTTCAATCTTTTCTTTGATAACAGCCATAGCCTGATTGAGGACAGATAGGCCTTCTGTTCTCTCTAAAGTTGTAGTGGTCATCACATACCGCGGGGGTGCTATCAGGTTAATCTACAAGAAAAAAGATGATGATAATTCCACCAATTCTAAATACAATGAAAGCAAAACTCTCTTTACATTATAATTATTctattaatgtttttattagttttaactttttaattttaaaataccattTAAGAAGATTAGACCTGAGCATTACCCACAAACTTACTTCTAAATAAACACCTTAGTTTGATGATTaagcagaaaaaatatattatgaaggTCAATAACATGTCCTGAATATACataaactgaaaaagaaactGCTTTCTTGTGAAGTAAGAGAACAGAATGACAAGACAAAACTTTGTATGTAGGACAGGTGTCACTGACCTTGATGGGCATGTTTTCTGTGGAACAATTCAAACCTGCTCTCAGAGCTTCTTTTACAGCATCGATACCCTCATAACCATAACAAGCCACTTCGATGTCTAAGAAATAAACGACagtgaattaaaatgaattgaatgtccaaaacttagtttttaaaatctgacAAAATTCTGTATATGATCTCCAAATAAACTTAAGGAATCATTTTGAATTTGCTGAATTAATAATTAAGAGGCTTCATTGGTGCAATCTATAATTTGTGAAAATTCAAGAGCAGCAAAATAGCACATTAAAGCATACAgtaaaaatcaaaatgttttctcattatacattatatatggaGCAGTTAGCCCAGTAATTAAAAATGCTGATCCCAAAGctagaaagaccagagttcagattcttactagctgtgtgaccttgggcaaccactttgcctcaagtttctcatAATAGTAGCCACCTTTCTTTATTTGCTTATCTAACCATTTTTTATTCAGTAAGATTCATTATTataccaccttttttttttgggcaaggcaaatggggttaagtggcttgcccaaggccacacagctaggtaattagtaagcgtctgaggcaggatttgaacacaggtactcccgactccagggctggtgctctatccactgtgccacctagccgcccccataccACCTTTCTTAATGAATGCAAAAtctcaaaaaacccaaaaccaaaaccaaaataaaaacaactaaatatTTACCAGCTCGGATTTTGACAGCTTGTGGTGTCAGGCGCCTATTGATGTTATCAATCAGCACTCGTCTTTCatcttcattcaaatccagtccatCCAGGATTGAAGGATCTCTGAAgtaaatttcaaaaattgaatgtgatataattgattatgatatattatatacaaattgttagaaaataaatttctaagaGTCTGAGGAAAATGGACAATTTCATTAggagtttttaaattcttttaacatttcattGTATCCTATTCCTATGGTGCCTAGTATAGTGACTTGTACTTCATAACTTTGTTACACTGAATTCACTTTGTAAATGAGAGCCATTCCTCGAAGTGTTACTACTTGATATATATGAACATACAGCTCTTTACAACAATACTAAGGTCTGACAACATCTACAAATACTGTAccttttttataatcttattTCTAACTCCATATCATTTCTCCCTCAACAACTATATCCATGCAGATTCCTTATTGTTCTCCCTAACTCGTCTCCTTTCTGACCCATCCGGCACACAACTctcaaagtcattttccttaagTGCCAATATAACCATGTTATGTCCCCAACTCAACAAACTAGTACAGGTGTGTTTAATCTGTACAGCCCTCAAAGcccattattacattttattattatactcatttgtAATATGGATTTCATTAtagtcaaaaaataattattaatttctaTAGGCAACTCTTCTCAAGTTTTTCTTGGGTGATGTGtcccagaaaagctaaaagatCACCCACCCCTGCCCAAGTAGTtttccattgccttttttttcaaggctaatggggttaagtggcttggccaaggccacacagctaggtaattattaagtgtctgaggctgcatctgAACtcgggcactcctgactccaggactggtgctccatccactgagccacctagccgcctctttcCACTGCCTTTTGGATTCGATTTAAACTTCTCTGCTTGACACCTAAAAAACTTTTTAGTAATTTTCTCTTTCCAGTATTCTGCAATATTAGTCATTCTTGTGGTCCTTTCCCTAGTTACTAGTAGTGCCTGTCTCTCCCCCAATTTTGTATATTATCTGTACTAATGTATTATCTATATTGACTGTGCCTTAAAGGCAGATACTATTAATTCTCTCTCAGCACAAGTGTCTGGTATATAGATTAAGAATTATTTATGtagttacatttaaaaatatattatttcctttacaAGTACATGGGAAATATGGACTATCCAGTgtgttgaaaataaatttaacatatcTCTTTTTCTACTCATATACAACTGCTCAGTGTAATGATATTCATTCATGAAAGGACAGAATAAAATTACTAAGTTTCATATTGAAAGCATCTAAATTGCCTTtcaactatttaaaaagaaactatttacTTGTTATTTCATTTTGACTGTGAATGGAAACATAATATAGATGATTTAGAATGGCACCTCAAACATCTATGTTGCCAGGGGAGAAAAAGTCCCTAAATTTTTTTGTAATCATGCTTTAGGAATTTAAACTAAGGAAGAACTTAAAAGTAAATTTAGATTATCCAATGCTCattaagtcaaatggaaatatAGTGACAATCTGTACCTGGTACATAGGTGATTAATAAACTTTGGTTGATTGATTAGGATTAAAACATTACTGACCtagataaaaaaatattaaaaggtcAAGGTCATCAAAACAGAAACTGTGGAAGTAGCTACAAGCAAATCAAAAGA from Macrotis lagotis isolate mMagLag1 chromosome 4, bilby.v1.9.chrom.fasta, whole genome shotgun sequence includes the following:
- the EIF2S1 gene encoding eukaryotic translation initiation factor 2 subunit 1; this translates as MPGLSCRFYQHKFPEVEDVVMVNVRSIAEMGAYVSLLEYNNIEGMILLSELSRRRIRSINKLIRIGRNECVVVIRVDKEKGYIDLSKRRVSPEEAIKCEDKFTKSKTVYSILRHVAEVLEYSKDEQLESLFQRTAWVFDDKYKRPGYGAYDAFKHAVSDPSILDGLDLNEDERRVLIDNINRRLTPQAVKIRADIEVACYGYEGIDAVKEALRAGLNCSTENMPIKINLIAPPRYVMTTTTLERTEGLSVLNQAMAVIKEKIEEKRGVFNVQMEPKVVTDTDETELARQLERLERENAEVDGDDDAEEMEAKTED